The genomic segment CCTGTGGGATCTCCACCTCGTCCACCTTCTCCTGCTCCACAGTCTCCTCACGATCTGGCTGGTATTCCCCGCCGTCAAAGCGGAACTGCGTGGAAACAATGAGGGCTATTGCCATCAGCACCCCAAAGGCAATAAAGGCGATCTGGTAGTTCTTGTAGTCTGGTAAGATACAGCCAGCGCCCTGGATGATGAGGGTGATGTGCGTGTGGTCGATCCAGATGCCCACCGACAGCATCGCTATGCCCCAACCCAGAGAGCCCCACATTCTCTGCAGGCCGTAGCGATCACGGTGCTTCCCCAAGTACTGCAGTGTCACTGTGTCTACAATGGTCACAGCTGGAGCACTGAAGAATTCTCCTATGATGATGACCAACAGGATCACAAGGAAGATGGTCTCCACCTGGTCTTTACTGTAAATGATGATGTATTCTTTGGACTTGGCAGTAGAGGAGGTTGACTTGGTGGAAGTAGTTTTTGTTGTGGTGGATGTGGTGGACGCTGTTGTCATCAGGTCAGTGGACAGTATTGTGGTAAAGTTCTGTGCAGCATTTACATCCAAGACGCTCACGTTATCACTTCTTCTGTACCTATTTTGAGGACTATAAAACCCGGAGTAGTCCTGAAGTAGTGGCAGGGAGAATGATTCCCCAGTCAAGTGTCTGCGGTGTCTGGTGTGGTTTCCAGGGGAACCAGACTGTGACATGTTTGCCGGCGTAGCAGCATCTGGTCCCTTTTCTACACAAGTCATAGCTGCCGGCTTAACGAAGCCAATGCCGCAGTTGAACACCACCCAGCAAAACACGGAGAAGAGTAGCACTGCCTTGCCCTTATTGAAGCGATCAGCTACCACTCCCCAGAAGGGGGCGCTACAGAACTCTATGAAGTAGCGGATCCCAACCAGCAGGCCGCTCTGGCTGGGGGTCATGCCCAGCTGCTTATAGTAAACAGCCAGAAGGGGATGCAAGGAGCCATAGGCAGCAtagaagaagaagtagaacACCTTGGAGATTAAGAGGCGGCTGTCTATTCTCATGCAGGTCCGCTCCAGGCAGTCTGATTGCTGAGAGGCAGGCGGTGATTCAGATGAGGCGGGTGGCGGTGTTTGACTAGGTGGAGAACTGTTTGCTTCTTGCCCTAAAGACAGGGTATTAAATGGCTCAGCCAGGACATACCTCCTCTTCTGATCCTCCTCATCGTCGGTCAGGATGGCCACACGGTCACTCGCCATCTCTgaggaaaacagagaaaaacacctgCAAGTTATTACTGTATTTTAGGTGGACTTAAAGGTTTGGTTTCAAGAAGCATTATTGAGCAGTATTTACAATCCTAGGCTCATTACACTTCAGCTCAACTGCATGCACAATTATATCCTTAtgaatactactactactaataataataataataatgttactcTAATAGCAGTTTAACATAATTCTATAAATCTGAATATTTTAtggttttactgtgtttaaagaACTGTAACTTTAGCAAATAATTAGGAACACATTGATACAGAAATCGTGGGCTGAAGTCTTATATTTTGGCGTCAGTATCATAAAATTTGTCACTTTTTTATGTATCGGCACCAGATTTTCGATCCTGATGcgtaaacatttacagtactgtgcaaaactcttAGGCACCcatgacacattttcaaaatctatttgtgtagtttgtgtttatttgccaagaaatgtgttaatatttgaataaacaaaatttatagaatattaattaataattatatatatatatatatatatatatatatatatatatatatatatattactataaatagtgattttctggatgtcagtgtgtttgtttaaccatttccaagtctctcctcgaggaagtccagtattatatgtagttaaaaagcagctcctggtttgaccaatcagtgctcagtaaattgtgctcattatgtaattgatgatattaaagagtctctgtggtggctgtgaaggtgccaaggaaaaatatggacccaagaaattcttgttactttttattgtttttatgtttatttgaattatcaatgtgactttattctaatgtatattttgcggtaaactcactgctgagctaaattgtttaaaaatttgcttagatgcctaaaactttcgcacagtactgtatataatacaATGTCTACCTGGATTAACATATTAGAGACATATAACATTTACAGATGTGTACCTAAGTCAAtctacatgttttattaaatttcctagtgaaaataagttaacatatcctctccacggaacaaacttaaatatagcatttttctGCAGAATTTCTACTGATTTGCTGTTATTgactttaacatatttaaaacagagcatgaaacataaaacatgccttaatgtttgcacaggccacattttaggttttattttcaCCCCAACATGTTAAGcatataaacagcactaaaCTGTACAGCTGAAGCTGtgataacttattttcacttattttttggagaaaatcaacaaacatacAAATTAACCACGAGTGCATTTTCCATACGACTGACTTTCTGTGGGGTCACgaatgcagaaaaatgaataaaatgcacacATTTTAGCCCAGTAGCACAAAACGTTCTGCTCTTCCGTGGTTACAGTAAATGCATCAAATATCTAAACACCTGTCAGACGACGAGACgtgttttaaaacaattattCACTGAGATCAATATGATTCTAGTATCATTGTGCATTCCTGGAAATGATGAGGGACCAGAAAAAACTGACACCCAACACCATCATGAAGCATGAGCTACAACCTGTCACTGGCTTCACTGGACTGGAGAAAGGCCACATgcagaatgacagacagacagacagacagacagacagatgtactttattgatccccaAGATCAAAATCTGGGGATCTGGGCATGAATGTAGCTGTAGAACACGTTATACATTATGCATAATATAATGTATACATTACACATattatacattacattatataatgtagaatacattatacacacagaatgaatgaattcacctcattacacatttcacacaaacacacagtgtaaacaaGACAACATCAGCACTATTcagatacagtgctgtgtggGCCATGAGGTGTTGTAGTCAATGTGAAACAGCATTAACACATGTGCAAAAAGTGCACTTACACTGTGGAGTGTTCATGCTCTCGCTTGTGACTGACTCTTTATCCTATCTCTGGTTCTCAGACAGGTGAccaccagtgcaacacaatGCATCCTCCAAGGTCACACTATTCTCCATCTGAAGTATCTTCTGAGCCCAGCATGCCATCAGGACAGGATAAAGCCCCCCAAAAACACCACCTAGCCCCAAGCTAAGAGTGGATGATGACCATCTGGAACCCTCCACCTGACCACTGGAACCTCACAACAACATTAAAGACACATACATCTCTCAAACTTACCCAGATATTATACTGATCAAACTTTGCTGCCTCACCGTCTCGCCTGAGACGAAAACGACCTCCTCAGATCACTCcaagcggcagcagcagcagcagcaacagcccacttctcctcctcctcctccacccatCACTCAGCAGCAGGTTCATTCACAGTCCGCCCTGCAGTAAGTCACTAGGGTCGGTTCACCGCCGCGGACCGAACGCCTGAAGTCCTCAGCTACAGGAACAGAGTGTAACGGAGCTGCTTCGCCCTCACGGCTGACGGAGCAGCTCACCACCACCCGGCTGGCACGACGTGACGTCACGACGATCACTCACCTGCTTTATTTCTTTTCCCACCCGTATTGAGGCAGGTCCCGTCCCTCCTGCTGTGTGATTGGCTACTATTGTTTCCATTTCTGCTCTAGGATTGGCTTGTGGTTCAAAGTCCCGGAACACACTGTTTAGAAGCCGGAACATTTGTGGCCACCACCTTTTCCGAAACTGTCAGCGATGTTTGCCTCGCAGACCTTGTATTATAGATTTTTGATGAGTGGTTTTTGGTACAGTAGCCCACTGCAGCAGTAGCACCACTAGCTCATTTCCAATAGTTTAGTAATTAATGAATTATGTCAACATTAATTTTGGCATAACAAAAGAATGTGAGCTCTGCATTATTGCTCATTATATTTGAAGTGCCAAcgtactttttttgtatttaaaggcGATTTCTTTTACTTTGTTCAAGCACTtcttaaatgtgaaaaaaatgggGGAAATTACTGAAAATTTCACACaattttttgttacttttaactaaaatgcacaaaaacataGAAAGTTTAATGTGCGTTTTTGGTTAAAgccaaaattatatatatatatatatatatatatatatatatatatatatatatatatatatatatacatatatatatatacatatatatatatatatatatatatatatatatatatatatatatatatatatacatatatatatatatatatatatatatatacatatatataaatagtgattttctggatgttggtgtgttttgtttaaccatttttaaacctctcctcgaggaagcccagtattatatgtagttaaaagcAGCTTCTGGTTCGACCaatcttattttttaaacattatttacattagttgtaattttatattatattgttgtttgttcagggaaaaaaaaatcctggcCAATTGGAGCGGTGGGTGGGCGGAGCCTGTCGCAATACAGGTATGAAAAAATAACGCGCTGTGAGTGATGGCAGCAACAGGGCGCTCAAACGCTCAAAAAACCAGGAAAACAGTGAGTGAGGCTGAACACCGAGGCTGGACGTATTCAGTTTTGCGCGCGTATATTTATCACGGTTCACACTCGTCACATTTGATTTAAACAATTTCAAAAATAGGTGCAAATAATCTGGTCTTAGTGTTTAGATTTCAGGAGAgcgttttctttctttaatacaAGAATGAGATGCTGCTTTCTTCGCACGTTTATATAATTACTCATAAAACATACCTGTAAATTACTTGAAATGTTAAGATTATAAAGTGTAATAGTTGATAAACTCAAAGCCCACTGGTGAATTTCATGATTTAAACTGTGGTAAGAGGGTAGAAAGGACATGTGCGTCGACAGCTGAGCTGCTTTTTGGAGGTCTTTGTTTCCTGTTTGCGTTTTCCATCTTTAGATAGACTCTTAATAATAAAGGAGACAACAGCGACACCTGCCGGCCGAGTCCTGCCATCTCAAACACCTGAGCGTCCAGGAGCTTCTGACTAAtagttttaagataagataagataagataatcctttattggtcccacagcggggaaagcagagtaatagaagtaaggcactcagtaatagaaacggtaaacagtataaacattataaacattataaataatgaaaattgtatgtgtgtatattgtgtgtgtgtatgttgtatgtgtgtttattgtatgtgtgtatattgtatgtgtgtgtgtgtatattgtatgtgtgtgtattgtgtgtgtgtatattgtgtgtgtgtatgttgtatgtgtgtttattgtatgtgtgtatattgtatgtgtgtgtgtgtatattgtatgtgtgtgtattgtgtgtgtgtatattgtatgtgtgtatgttgtatgtgtgtttattgtatgtgtgtgtattgtatgaaataagtaaaaaaatctGACTGCACAACAGAGAAACCTGATGTCCAAGTGAGTATTAAATTCATATTCcaattattttaaaagcagtCTTAATAATTGATTACAGTCAAAATACAGTAGGCTTGCCTGTTTCAATTACTTTACCTGGTTAAACATcctgcattttaaaatacaattaaaaaatacCATTCATTAATTTTGATGTAGTTAAGTAGTGATATAAAATATAACTGAATTAACCGTATAATTTTTAACATAATGACTACAAGTCTTATGATATTAACAGATAGCTATCTATCAAAATTATAGGCCCCATGTCTGGCAATGCGTAAGAGAttgtaaaatattcaaaatatgactatttttgtcattgttcTCTTACTTAAAGctatactgtatgtttttttggACCTCTAGGGTGGAAATTGCTCACAACATGAAGAAGAATATTTTGTAATCTGGGTTGTGCTCTGCACCCCTTCCCTGGCCTACCCTGAATATTTACTGTAACATGCATGTTTTGTTTCATGTCTATTGATATTAAATTCATTACAGTCTTTTGACATATGCAGCATTTGCTGTGGCTCTTGATGAAAAAGTATTCAAACTTCCATTTAAAAGCTGCCCGCGGGTCACATTTGGCCCTTGGACCCCTGTCCTCTTACCATCATGTCTTCatcagtatgatgttgattttgcatttgagacctaaacattgagcacTGAGCCTGTTCATGTGATGTAAAGATGTATGATATGATGGCCTGTAACTCACTTTAAATCTTTAAACTGACCTTTAAACTACTATTTActaggctttacagggtgactcctAGCAgcacactttattttaatgcatgTAATATTGTAATcatgtaatgtgtatatatatatatatatatatatatatatatgaacaattTCTTTTGCAGTGCAAAAGTGCAGAACGGTTCGAGATTTAGACCCCAGCACCATGTCGGTGGAAAAGAgctataggagcactttgtatttctacaattacagactgttacagcgtcctgtgaccactgatgaaggactagaagatgaccaacacaaactgtgcagcagcagatgagctgtcatctctgactttgcatctacaaggtggactgacaaggtaggattgtctaatagagtggacagagagtggacacagtgtttaaaatctccagcagcactgctgtgtctgatccactcagaccagcacaacacacactaacacactgccaccacatcagtgttactgcagtgctgagaatgatccaccacccaaacagtacctgctctgtgagggtccatggggttcctgaccactgaagaacagggtaacagagtatcagagaaacagatggactacagtctgtaactgtagaactacaaagtgcagctatacagtaagtggagctgataaacttgATGATGAGTGTATAAACAAGGAGGTGAActtaacaaagtggccagtaggTATATAAATCCATGTATGCCACTGCAAGGTTGTGTATCACTGGTAACAGCAAATTATGTAAACTATGTTTCAAAAATAGTAAAACTTAATATACATTACACAAGTGAATACTTACTCTAGTTTTACACTGCCCATGAAATAAAATAGTGTTTATACAATGCAGTGCAGCTCAGGTTGTCCTCGTTATTCCGGTTTGGCCTGCTAAAACTGATTATTACCATGTATGTGTTTGGTGCTCAGGTTGTCCTCCAAATTCCAGTCCTGGAATTTGGAAATGACCTCATAAACCACCCATaccagtatgtgtgtgtgtattgtatgtgtgtatattgtatgtgtgtgtgtgtgtgtgtgtgtgtgtattgtatgggtgtgtatattgtatgtgtatagtgtgtgtgtgtgtattgtatgtgtgtgtattgtgtgtgtatgttgtatgtgtgtttattgtatgtgtgtatattgtatgtgtgtgtattgtatgtgtgtataatgtgtgtctattgtgtgtgtgtgtgtgtgtgtgtgtgtgtgtgtgtgtgtgtgtgtgtgtgtggtctactgggagcagtgctggttgaacagtctcacagcagcaggaaggaaggacctgcgatagcgctccttcacacacttggggtgaacaattttcaaaagggttccatatagaaccatcgacaacacattctccatcaatctgaagaaccctttcacaatgcaaagaactttttaaTCAGGCtaagggttttttgagtgttcatggttctttatagaaccattttccttactaaagaacccatgaagaaccatcattttaaatgagtagGGCTACTGCTGAGTTGGACACCGGCCCTCTGGGTGCTTTAAGGTCACCTgctgctgacacaggtgttcatttgctcacagcttgtataatctccattcaaaagcattgaccaatagaatggacCGCTCTGGAGCCAAAGGTCGTCATGTCCACCTACTCAGTTCCCCGCAAAAAGACGAGACTGAAATTATTCGAATgttccggtccaccttaaaaggcTGCTGCAGAGACAGTTGTGGCCTGTAGATGGCACTGATGAGTCGGTTTTCATCATTAGTGTGTAGTCCTTGTATGAGTAAagtctgttactgcagcaaaggggacAAACTCCTAATTAATCCCCTTGATATCAGGGGAAACGTTGGATGTgctggtgtctacaaacttttgaagATATAATGCATGTAGTGAATGTGGAATATTCTGACgtcctgtataaataataatcatgtgaggcttactaagttgtggccacgcattaggatcttgcattatttttttttatttaaacagggTGTTACCAGCAGGGCTCCACAACTTTGTCCCGGATTTATGTCAGTAAGGTTGCAGCACTCACTGGTAAGTGTAAGTGTGCTTGTCAAATTGTCctcactgcatgtctttagactgggGGAGAAAACTGacgcagacactgggagaacatgcaaactcctccCAGAAAGAACCCTGGTTGCCCAGCTGTGGGGAAACCACCCACTGCACCACCGCACCACCCTGGTTACGTCCAGTGTTAATACAAAATAAAGCACGGCCACGCCATATTTCATAAgtacttagtaaggcatgggaacgagataattaaatTGTAgcaatgacttagtaaggcatgggaacgagataattaagttgtagcgatgacttagtaaggcatgggaacaagataattaagtcctggccatgacttagtaaggcatgggaacgagataattaagttgtagtccacgacttagtaaggcatgggaacgagataattaaatTGTAgcaatgacttagtaaggcatgggaacgagataattaaatTGTAgcaatgacttagtaaggcatgggaacgagataattaaatTGTAgcaatgacttagtaaggcatgggaacgagataattaagtcctggccatgacttagtaaggcatgggaacaagataattaaattgtagcaatgacttagtaaggcatggaaatgagataattaaattGTAGcgatgacttagtaaggcatggaaatgagataattaagtcctggacatgacttagtaaggcatgggaacaagataattaagccctggccatgacttagtgagGCATGgaaacgagataattaagtgctggccatgacttagtaaggcatgggaatgagataattaagtcctggccatgacttagtaaagcatgggaacaagataattaagtcctggccatgacttagtaaggcatgggaacgagaatATTAAGTTGTAGCCATGACTTAGCAAGGCGGGGAAACTAGATAATTAAGCTTTAACCACAGCTTAAAACACCTCTCTTTTCCACGCCTtcctaagttgtggccacatattagtatctcattcccatgcattAGTGTGGCATGgccatgcattgtttttatttacacgggatgtcaccagcgaTGTCACTGGTAAACTTCCAAATTGTTGCTGTCgggaaaaaaccttgtatctccatttctgtcgtttttcagtttttgacataatttgaaaatgactgctgtcctttaaattgtgtgtaaatttcatgctgaacggaccaaaagaaatggccccaaatgacttggaaaaaagtctgatcccattaacttacattaaaagtcttttttttttccttctcctggaaagttctcattttggagatgcaaggttttgtttcaacaacaGAAAAAGATATTTTGAGACCTTTAGGTGGGGTTTGCTGGAGTGTTCATCTTTCCTGTCCACATGAGTATATAATCATGTTGAAACAGGGCTCTAGTGGCTTTACCCTGCATTgcaacacacactcaacactAGACATCGAGATCAGCAGTTCACAACCTTTTTTAGACCAGTATGTTATCAGACCCTCATCCTTTTACCTTTCACTGCAGCCACTGCTGACCTGTGCACAGAGACATGTCCTtgttctgtgacatcacagagaacTCTATCAGATAGCTACCTGGTGATGAACTCCATCAGATGATGTTCAACAGGAGTTAGGTTAGGGACCAGGGTGGAGGTTAGGTTAAGTTGATGGTTAGAGTTTAAATAAGGGTCAAGGCCAGGTTAATGGTTTAAGTAGATATTAATAGATATTAACTTAAATGCAAGataagcatctacagtggatcaTCCACATAAATTGTtaccacagagagaaaaaaaagattctcaGAATTTCTactaaacattttgtttatttttgcacatCTGTGTACAGTTACAATGAAGGTACAATGCTTGACAATTAAACTGTTTGAATATGTGGACAATTCTACCTATTAAAAAAGAACTTGTTTACAagtcttaaaaaagatgtttaCAAGGATCATGTGATGCTATGTCTAAACCCACTGCAGGCATTgataataataagttaaatatACACTGAATCATCAtacattcaattcagttcaataccattcaactttattgtcttAATACACGAGTGCACATGTACTAGCAGGAGACAGTATGTTTACAAATAAAATCCTAACactataaacaataaatagacaataaacaataaatgcaGAATAAACTAGGCACACAGAAGTCTACTGATGCTTAGAACTGTGTCcagaagtgtgtgtttgtatgtgtgtaggcGTATTTAATGTGTGtacttacatatttatatatatgcatgtatatgtatgtatttataaggCACTTTCTATTGGAcagtgtctgtcccaaaccccaACCCTTTACTTTactatgtgaaaataatactttaatgttgttttgtatttttatttattcttttaaagatctttttttatttctttaaagtgaagttgaaagatttagattcatcaagagtttaatttttaaataaaaaaaacttttttcatctttttaaaaaaaatcagtatgtaacattaagaatacTCACTAccgaaatatatattttctgcaattacgtactcttttgtgtttaaataaagATATTAGGACTTTATGTATgtacaactatatatatatatatgtgtttgttAGTCATGCACTGgccagtgtttttaaaaacgCGCTAAAATTGTCGCTACCGAAACACTAATACTGAACCATTTGGTACATTTTTGGtagagttatgactgttttggtagagACTAAATGGAATGATCAATCATTCATttgaaaaacagtaaacataattaaggtaaaGAGTCACACCAAGCTAATGGgctttagtctaaagtccaagtcagttaaaagtctgaaatgtgtttcaaACTCTGACTGTGAGCCAGTTCAGTAGAACGATCCAGATACAGTGTCGTGGAAAAGCCTCATTGATcccaaaaacatgaacattaaaataaaaacaaacaaacaaatgagcaATTCATTGTGATctgatgtgtgtcagtgtgtaatCGTAGTATTTAAAGTTGCCAAGTATTTATAGTTGCCAACTTATTTTATCTAATGAATCGTTAGATTAGATCAGTTGTGCTGCTGACACAGTTGCGATAACTGGAGCACAGTGAGAggtcaggaaccaaacctgtgaTCTTTCAACTGTTCCTTAATGTTCCtgtagctttttaaaatgagacGTCTTGgtgctttttactgtatttagctTCATTTGTATTTTAGTATAGTATACAGtacataatgtataatatataatgtataattaagTATAATTTAGACAAAATGAAACTAAATTACTGTTCATGTatagttttaaacaattttcttGGCTGTCTAAGACTcttgtacagtgctgtgtatcCATCAAATGACTAATTAGGCTTAGACAGCATGGAAGCGTTATTATAAAGCCCCTTACTGACATTTGTAATTAAGCATAAGTGATTATATGTAATTATGCACTGCAAACCCAAGAAAGGGAGCTAGATAGTCACGTCTCAGAGGGTGAGAATAGCCTATTATTTCTTTCTGAGAACATGACATCTGAATATTGTGCTTCATTACACTTTGGCCACTAGGACATGTacacatttagcagacactttattaggaacgCCTAGGTTGTAAGGTGTACTCAGTTGGCTGCTATGCACTTTTGTTTGGAGGTTTGATGTTTTTTAGGATACTGATCACACCTATGATATGAGTCTGCATTTATAGCTCATGGCTTA from the Pygocentrus nattereri isolate fPygNat1 chromosome 6, fPygNat1.pri, whole genome shotgun sequence genome contains:
- the mfsd6b gene encoding major facilitator superfamily domain-containing protein 6-B isoform X2 — protein: MASDRVAILTDDEEDQKRRYVLAEPFNTLSLGQEANSSPPSQTPPPASSESPPASQQSDCLERTCMRIDSRLLISKVFYFFFYAAYGSLHPLLAVYYKQLGMTPSQSGLLVGIRYFIEFCSAPFWGVVADRFNKGKAVLLFSVFCWVVFNCGIGFVKPAAMTCVEKGPDAATPANMSQSGSPGNHTRHRRHLTGESFSLPLLQDYSGFYSPQNRYRRSDNVSVLDVNAAQNFTTILSTDLMTTASTTSTTTKTTSTKSTSSTAKSKEYIIIYSKDQVETIFLVILLVIIIGEFFSAPAVTIVDTVTLQYLGKHRDRYGLQRMWGSLGWGIAMLSVGIWIDHTHITLIIQGAGCILPDYKNYQIAFIAFGVLMAIALIVSTQFRFDGGEYQPDREETVEQEKVDEVEIPQVIQNVSESGSEEVPGCPESSSRPPFPYKDLIRLLCGVRYGSVLFVAWFMGFGYGFVFTFLYWHLEDLKGTTTLFGVCAVLSHISELTAYFISHKLIELVGHIRVLYIGLACNTARYLYISYLQNAWIVLPMEVLQGLTHASVWAACISYLSAAVPPALRTSAQGILQGLHLGLGRGCGAMVGGVFVNYFGAAETFRGLGMASLIILLIFALIQSLIGENGDKRDSMLAENIPVPSSPVPIATIDLVQNPTESAPRLECKAPAKKSKAQEEQEDVNKPAWVVSTSPWVTVAFALYQIRDKVAMAKNNTSTQETPQKKGEQ
- the mfsd6b gene encoding major facilitator superfamily domain-containing protein 6-B isoform X1, whose translation is MASDRVAILTDDEEDQKRRYVLAEPFNTLSLGQEANSSPPSQTPPPASSESPPASQQSDCLERTCMRIDSRLLISKVFYFFFYAAYGSLHPLLAVYYKQLGMTPSQSGLLVGIRYFIEFCSAPFWGVVADRFNKGKAVLLFSVFCWVVFNCGIGFVKPAAMTCVEKGPDAATPANMSQSGSPGNHTRHRRHLTGESFSLPLLQDYSGFYSPQNRYRRSDNVSVLDVNAAQNFTTILSTDLMTTASTTSTTTKTTSTKSTSSTAKSKEYIIIYSKDQVETIFLVILLVIIIGEFFSAPAVTIVDTVTLQYLGKHRDRYGLQRMWGSLGWGIAMLSVGIWIDHTHITLIIQGAGCILPDYKNYQIAFIAFGVLMAIALIVSTQFRFDGGEYQPDREETVEQEKVDEVEIPQVIQNVSESGSEEVPGCPESSSRPPFPYKDLIRLLCGVRYGSVLFVAWFMGFGYGFVFTFLYWHLEDLKGTTTLFGVCAVLSHISELTAYFISHKLIELVGHIRVLYIGLACNTARYLYISYLQNAWIVLPMEVLQGLTHASVWAACISYLSAAVPPALRTSAQGILQGLHLGLGRGCGAMVGGVFVNYFGAAETFRGLGMASLIILLIFALIQSLIGENGDKRDSMLAENIPVPSSPVPIATIDLVQNPTESAPRLECKAPAKKSKAQEEQEDVNKPAWVVSTSPWVTVAFALYQIRDKVAMAKNNTSTQETPQESSKQESTAPSAGEAPSQASEPPTAPEQASVNEDPDQPASDQSDQRASHHTDGGESTEDPEAVPKNEEAVETPSTEPEKPLQQLPQTNEE
- the mfsd6b gene encoding major facilitator superfamily domain-containing protein 6-B isoform X3; the protein is MASDRVAILTDDEEDQKRRYVLAEPFNTLSLGQEANSSPPSQTPPPASSESPPASQQSDCLERTCMRIDSRLLISKVFYFFFYAAYGSLHPLLAVYYKQLGMTPSQSGLLVGIRYFIEFCSAPFWGVVADRFNKGKAVLLFSVFCWVVFNCGIGFVKPAAMTCVEKGPDAATPANMSQSGSPGNHTRHRRHLTGESFSLPLLQDYSGFYSPQNRYRRSDNVSVLDVNAAQNFTTILSTDLMTTASTTSTTTKTTSTKSTSSTAKSKEYIIIYSKDQVETIFLVILLVIIIGEFFSAPAVTIVDTVTLQYLGKHRDRYGLQRMWGSLGWGIAMLSVGIWIDHTHITLIIQGAGCILPDYKNYQIAFIAFGVLMAIALIVSTQFRFDGGEYQPDREETVEQEKVDEVEIPQVIQNVSESGSEEVPGCPESSSRPPFPYKDLIRLLCGVRYGSVLFVAWFMGFGYGFVFTFLYWHLEDLKGTTTLFGVCAVLSHISELTAYFISHKLIELVGHIRVLYIGLACNTARYLYISYLQNAWIVLPMEVLQGLTHASVWAACISYLSAAVPPALRTSAQGILQGLHLGLGRGCGAMVGGVFVNYFGAAETFRGLGMASLIILLIFALIQSLIGENGDKRDSMLAENIPVPSSPVPIATIDLVQNPTESAPRLECKAPAKKSKAQEEQEDVNKPAWVVSTSPWVTVAFALYQIRDKVAMAKNNTSTQETPQKGEQ